A single genomic interval of Phocoenobacter uteri harbors:
- the gp17 gene encoding tail completion protein gp17, with amino-acid sequence MIQKKIFNSLKSLVDGRCFYGVIPETNKQFPVIVYDFPNVKPNLALEEGDLDDFLVQIDIYSNNPDDIFNLRKLVFSAISKEFEYAERINDFTDYEDDTKLYRRVINYTIAYKE; translated from the coding sequence ATGATCCAAAAGAAAATATTTAATTCTCTTAAATCATTAGTTGATGGTCGATGTTTCTATGGCGTAATACCTGAAACAAATAAACAGTTCCCTGTAATTGTTTATGATTTCCCAAATGTAAAGCCTAACTTAGCACTAGAGGAGGGGGATTTAGATGATTTTTTAGTACAGATCGATATTTATAGTAACAATCCTGATGATATTTTTAATTTAAGAAAGTTGGTTTTTAGTGCAATTTCAAAAGAATTTGAATATGCCGAGCGAATCAATGATTTTACAGATTACGAAGATGATACAAAACTATATCGTCGAGTAATTAACTACACTATAGCATATAAGGAATAA
- a CDS encoding phage terminase small subunit P27 family, whose translation MTGKSTMPGRGRKATPTKKKELSGNPGKRKLNKNEPEYGELSIDTPPPDSLEENGRIMWAFLLRELQPQGILFKTDLETLSNFCIAYQNRILAQKGISKYGVFVENANGGLSKNPAFTVLNEAMRQMATFGALLGLDPSSRSRLVGNADKDTGNPFAELLQ comes from the coding sequence ATGACAGGAAAATCTACTATGCCTGGGCGTGGTAGAAAAGCCACTCCAACAAAGAAAAAAGAATTATCAGGGAATCCAGGTAAAAGAAAACTCAATAAGAATGAACCAGAATATGGAGAATTATCAATTGATACTCCACCGCCAGATAGTTTAGAAGAAAATGGGCGGATTATGTGGGCATTTTTACTCCGAGAATTACAGCCGCAAGGGATCTTGTTTAAAACAGATTTAGAAACATTAAGTAACTTCTGCATTGCTTACCAAAATAGAATCTTAGCTCAGAAAGGCATAAGTAAATACGGTGTATTTGTGGAAAATGCTAATGGGGGACTATCAAAGAACCCAGCTTTTACAGTTTTAAACGAAGCTATGCGACAGATGGCAACATTTGGAGCTTTACTTGGATTAGACCCATCTAGTCGCTCTAGATTAGTAGGGAATGCTGACAAAGATACGGGGAATCCGTTTGCGGAGTTATTACAATGA
- a CDS encoding phage major capsid protein gives MGKKLHELKAQHNKIAIQMRTLHDEIGDKKWTDEQRTQWDHLKSEIDDVATQIEREEHLRSIDQKFVEEQEKEERQKKISVDGKKENQASAFNSFLRRGLGELSNEERQALSELRAQAVGIDDKGGYTVPKEFQARIVEQMKAYGGISSVSQIITTSHGRNIEWVTADGTAEEGELVGENTATTESDTSFGVDSIGVRKLSSKIIRVSNELLQDSAIDIEGYLSRRIAERIGRAEAKFLIKGTGTGTPVQPKGLETSVNSTVQGAKAGAVDWKDLNSLIHAVDPAYRGAGNTRIAFNDNTLKVLKEAVDANNRPLWLPSIAGVAPATMLGYQYVIDQAIADIAQGKKFAYFGDFNRFIIRRVSYMTLKRLVERYAEFDQTAFLAFHRFDCILEDTSAIKGLVGK, from the coding sequence ATGGGTAAAAAATTACACGAACTTAAAGCTCAGCACAATAAAATTGCTATTCAAATGCGTACTTTACACGATGAGATTGGTGATAAAAAATGGACTGATGAACAACGTACTCAATGGGATCATTTAAAGTCAGAAATTGATGATGTTGCAACACAAATTGAACGTGAAGAACATCTTCGCTCCATTGATCAAAAATTTGTTGAAGAGCAAGAAAAGGAAGAACGTCAAAAGAAAATCAGTGTTGATGGAAAAAAAGAAAATCAAGCGAGTGCATTTAATTCATTCTTACGACGTGGATTAGGTGAATTAAGCAATGAAGAGCGACAAGCCTTATCAGAATTACGTGCTCAAGCGGTCGGGATTGATGATAAAGGGGGATATACTGTACCAAAAGAATTTCAGGCTCGTATTGTTGAGCAGATGAAGGCTTATGGTGGTATTTCTTCTGTCAGCCAAATTATTACCACTTCTCACGGACGTAATATTGAATGGGTCACCGCAGACGGTACCGCCGAAGAAGGTGAATTAGTCGGTGAAAATACTGCCACAACTGAAAGTGATACTTCTTTCGGTGTAGATAGCATTGGTGTTAGAAAACTCTCTTCAAAAATTATTCGTGTATCGAATGAATTGTTGCAGGATAGTGCAATTGATATTGAGGGGTATTTATCTCGTCGTATTGCAGAACGAATTGGTCGAGCAGAGGCAAAATTCTTAATTAAAGGAACGGGTACAGGAACGCCAGTGCAACCTAAAGGATTAGAAACTAGTGTAAATAGTACTGTTCAAGGAGCTAAAGCAGGGGCTGTTGATTGGAAGGATCTTAACTCTTTAATTCATGCTGTTGATCCAGCATATCGTGGAGCAGGAAACACACGTATTGCATTTAACGATAATACCTTAAAAGTATTAAAAGAAGCGGTAGATGCTAATAATCGACCACTTTGGTTACCAAGTATTGCGGGGGTCGCTCCTGCGACGATGTTAGGTTATCAATACGTTATTGACCAAGCCATTGCAGATATTGCTCAGGGTAAAAAATTCGCCTATTTTGGTGATTTTAACCGCTTTATTATTCGTCGTGTTTCTTATATGACACTTAAACGATTAGTTGAGCGTTATGCTGAATTTGATCAAACTGCATTCTTAGCATTCCATCGCTTTGATTGTATTCTTGAAGATACATCAGCGATTAAAGGACTCGTTGGTAAATAA
- a CDS encoding HNH endonuclease: protein MPARIPKACRKQGCKHITIDPSGYCEQHKSNGWQRYQSGKTSTQRGYGAKWRRIRAIVLDRDKHLCQLCLKQGIYTSATTVDHIIPKAHNGTDNLSNLQSLCNACHKAKTARERLQR from the coding sequence ATGCCAGCAAGAATACCAAAAGCTTGTAGAAAGCAAGGATGTAAGCATATAACAATAGATCCTAGTGGGTATTGTGAACAACATAAAAGCAATGGGTGGCAACGTTATCAAAGCGGGAAAACATCAACACAACGTGGTTATGGTGCCAAATGGCGTAGAATAAGAGCAATAGTATTAGATAGAGATAAACATTTATGTCAGTTGTGCTTAAAGCAAGGTATATATACAAGTGCTACAACTGTGGACCATATTATTCCTAAAGCACATAATGGAACAGATAACTTATCAAACTTACAAAGCTTGTGTAATGCTTGCCATAAAGCTAAAACAGCACGGGAGCGATTACAAAGATAG
- a CDS encoding HK97 family phage prohead protease yields MADIEKRSYIGEVRAEENESEPTHIIGYGSVFNSRSEPLWGFREIIKPGAFDSVLEDDVRGLFNHDPNFILGRSKSGTLTLSVDEQGLRYDITAPNTPTIRDLVIAPLKRGDITQSSFAFRVAKDGEEWYEDDEGIVIREIHKISRLYDVSPVTYPAYQAASSTARSLEALKEARNSDCIKKAIHQKAARERFLALITN; encoded by the coding sequence ATGGCTGATATAGAAAAAAGGTCATATATTGGTGAAGTAAGAGCTGAAGAAAACGAAAGTGAACCAACGCATATAATAGGATATGGTTCAGTTTTTAATAGTCGATCTGAACCACTGTGGGGATTTCGGGAAATTATAAAACCAGGTGCATTTGATAGTGTTTTAGAAGATGATGTACGAGGTTTATTTAACCATGATCCTAATTTTATTTTAGGGCGTTCCAAATCAGGAACATTGACATTAAGTGTTGATGAACAAGGCTTGCGTTATGATATTACTGCACCAAATACGCCAACAATCAGAGATTTAGTTATAGCACCATTAAAAAGGGGGGATATTACTCAATCTTCTTTTGCTTTTCGTGTCGCCAAAGATGGGGAGGAATGGTATGAAGATGATGAGGGCATTGTTATTCGAGAAATTCATAAAATATCAAGGCTATACGATGTAAGCCCTGTTACTTACCCTGCTTATCAAGCGGCGAGTAGTACAGCAAGATCATTAGAAGCCTTAAAAGAAGCAAGAAATTCCGATTGTATTAAAAAAGCAATTCATCAGAAAGCAGCAAGAGAACGCTTTCTAGCACTAATAACCAACTAA
- a CDS encoding phage tail assembly protein T, whose translation MGKTLTEIEQIPEREYQEYELYYQEQPFGLWREDYRTAQISYMLALINRDPKKEAPKISDFLPLFNDSSTAEEQEHDDGSAEFLANR comes from the coding sequence TTGGGCAAAACGCTAACTGAAATAGAACAAATACCAGAACGGGAGTATCAGGAATATGAGTTATATTACCAAGAACAACCGTTCGGTCTTTGGCGAGAAGATTATCGGACGGCACAGATATCATATATGTTAGCTTTAATCAACAGAGATCCTAAAAAAGAGGCACCTAAAATATCTGACTTCTTACCATTATTTAATGATTCATCCACAGCAGAAGAACAAGAACATGATGATGGTAGTGCAGAATTTTTAGCGAATAGATAA
- a CDS encoding phage portal protein, which produces MIFDQLFNSRSEPLENPKVSLSAENALDEIFGSSGATTQVTAETSMKLAAVYSCVYVLSSSIAQLPLHVLRRKGKDVEAARDHPLFYLLHDEPNQWQTSYKMREYNQSAVLLNGNAYLNIKRKSNGEITEIETLEADSVQLLKNNNRYFYAYYGENARAIPPEDIIHIKSLGPSIKTGKSVIQQHAETIGLGIDSKAFASSFFGSNARPSGIVSMKTALNSNAWDRFKEMWKKASLDLQGKENKTILLPAELDYKALTVSPVDTELLSMMKLNRSEIAGIFNVPAHMINDLERATFSNISEQTIQFIRYSLMPWIVNWEQEINRKVFTKAERKAGYYVKFNLGGIMRGTAKERAEFYHYAITDGWMSRNEVRAFEDLNPVDGLDSFLVSVNAAQPVPDSKEIEEEKDNG; this is translated from the coding sequence ATGATATTCGATCAATTATTTAATAGTAGAAGTGAGCCTTTGGAAAATCCTAAAGTTTCATTAAGTGCTGAAAATGCATTAGATGAAATATTTGGTTCTAGTGGAGCAACAACACAAGTTACAGCTGAAACATCAATGAAATTAGCTGCGGTATATTCGTGTGTATATGTGCTTTCAAGTTCCATTGCTCAATTACCATTACACGTTTTACGGCGAAAAGGTAAGGATGTTGAGGCGGCAAGGGATCATCCCTTGTTCTATTTACTACATGATGAGCCTAATCAATGGCAAACATCATATAAAATGCGAGAGTATAATCAAAGTGCAGTGTTATTAAATGGCAACGCCTACTTAAACATCAAACGCAAATCAAATGGTGAAATAACAGAGATTGAAACCTTAGAGGCAGATTCAGTACAGCTTTTAAAGAATAATAATCGGTATTTCTACGCTTATTATGGGGAAAATGCGAGGGCAATTCCCCCAGAAGATATTATCCACATCAAATCTCTCGGACCTTCTATTAAAACAGGAAAATCGGTTATTCAACAGCATGCCGAAACGATAGGCTTAGGAATTGACTCAAAAGCGTTTGCTTCTTCTTTCTTCGGTAGTAATGCTCGTCCATCTGGAATTGTGAGTATGAAAACAGCATTAAATTCTAATGCCTGGGATAGATTTAAAGAAATGTGGAAAAAAGCGAGTTTAGATTTACAAGGGAAAGAAAATAAAACGATTCTCTTACCTGCTGAACTCGATTATAAGGCTTTAACTGTTTCACCTGTTGATACAGAATTGTTATCGATGATGAAATTAAATCGGTCGGAAATAGCTGGGATTTTTAATGTTCCTGCACATATGATCAATGATTTAGAACGAGCGACTTTCTCTAATATTTCAGAGCAGACTATCCAATTTATTCGTTATAGCTTAATGCCTTGGATAGTAAATTGGGAACAAGAAATAAATAGGAAAGTATTTACCAAAGCAGAGAGAAAAGCAGGATATTACGTTAAATTTAATCTTGGCGGAATAATGCGAGGGACAGCAAAAGAAAGAGCGGAGTTCTATCATTATGCGATTACAGATGGATGGATGTCAAGAAATGAAGTCAGAGCTTTTGAAGACTTAAATCCAGTTGATGGGCTTGATTCATTCTTGGTAAGCGTAAATGCGGCACAACCAGTTCCTGATAGTAAGGAAATTGAAGAGGAGAAAGATAATGGCTGA
- a CDS encoding DUF2570 family protein — protein MFSRQITIKSVIAVLILGLCIWLWGQYQIILELRAENHAQSLLIKEQQESNQKLLNSLNEEREAVKKQQQAVIFLREKANDAQKNIKAMLKAEPCADTRLPDDAIKRLRSISRH, from the coding sequence ATGTTTAGCCGACAAATAACAATTAAGAGTGTAATAGCTGTTCTAATATTGGGGTTGTGCATTTGGTTATGGGGTCAGTATCAGATTATTTTAGAATTAAGAGCCGAGAACCACGCACAATCCCTACTTATTAAAGAGCAACAAGAAAGTAACCAAAAGCTACTTAATAGTCTTAATGAAGAAAGAGAAGCTGTTAAGAAGCAACAACAAGCGGTCATATTTTTAAGAGAAAAAGCAAATGATGCCCAAAAGAACATTAAAGCAATGCTTAAAGCAGAACCTTGTGCTGATACTCGTTTGCCTGATGATGCTATTAAGCGGCTGCGGTCAATCAGTCGTCACTAA
- a CDS encoding phage head closure protein yields MDIGRLRHRVTLKKQVNTQNDYGAATQEWIDIATVWAGVEPISGKEYFSSQHLNSEVSIKIVIRYLEGVLPTSQVVFKNRKFEVVSVLNYREHNRMLQLMCKELFDE; encoded by the coding sequence ATGGATATTGGTAGATTGAGGCATAGGGTTACTTTAAAAAAACAAGTAAATACACAAAATGATTATGGTGCAGCAACACAAGAATGGATTGATATTGCCACTGTTTGGGCAGGCGTTGAACCTATTTCAGGTAAAGAATATTTTTCTTCTCAGCACCTAAATTCAGAAGTTAGCATAAAAATAGTAATCAGATATTTAGAAGGGGTTTTACCTACTTCACAAGTTGTTTTTAAGAACCGTAAATTTGAGGTTGTGAGCGTTTTAAACTATCGAGAGCATAATCGAATGTTACAACTTATGTGCAAGGAGTTATTTGATGAGTGA
- the lysC gene encoding Rz1-like lysis system protein LysC, with protein sequence MMPKRTLKQCLKQNLVLILVCLMMLLSGCGQSVVTKIEPQYPPQAYLTMCKQSVFKGNTYGDTISFLITVIEERDICANQIKLINEWIDNASKNTKSL encoded by the coding sequence ATGATGCCCAAAAGAACATTAAAGCAATGCTTAAAGCAGAACCTTGTGCTGATACTCGTTTGCCTGATGATGCTATTAAGCGGCTGCGGTCAATCAGTCGTCACTAAGATAGAGCCTCAGTATCCGCCACAGGCTTATTTAACTATGTGTAAGCAATCAGTATTCAAAGGTAATACTTACGGCGATACGATTAGCTTCTTAATTACAGTGATTGAAGAGCGTGATATTTGTGCTAATCAGATTAAGTTGATAAATGAGTGGATAGACAATGCCAGCAAGAATACCAAAAGCTTGTAG
- a CDS encoding HK97-gp10 family putative phage morphogenesis protein, giving the protein MSDTVKVEGLKELSRAMQKLGRKTATRIAKNAMYQGGVIIRDDARQKAPILKSPAPNRKAGTLKKAIKSRTKVHRNGTTETIIWVKGLKSKQIAKFKAKTGKSGAKNPNDPFYWKFVEFGTSKMRAKPFLRPAFQQSKNKAANTIIKTLQDEIIKECNK; this is encoded by the coding sequence ATGAGTGACACAGTGAAAGTTGAAGGACTTAAAGAACTAAGTCGTGCTATGCAAAAACTCGGTAGAAAAACAGCCACTCGGATCGCTAAAAATGCTATGTATCAAGGAGGAGTAATCATTCGAGATGATGCTCGTCAAAAAGCACCGATATTGAAATCCCCTGCACCAAACAGGAAAGCAGGAACATTAAAAAAAGCAATTAAAAGTCGTACTAAGGTTCACAGAAATGGGACGACAGAAACAATCATATGGGTTAAAGGGCTTAAAAGTAAACAAATAGCCAAATTTAAGGCTAAAACAGGGAAAAGTGGGGCTAAAAATCCTAATGATCCTTTTTATTGGAAGTTTGTAGAATTTGGTACTTCAAAAATGCGAGCAAAGCCATTTTTACGTCCTGCATTTCAGCAAAGTAAGAATAAAGCTGCAAATACTATTATCAAAACACTACAAGATGAAATTATCAAGGAGTGTAACAAATGA
- a CDS encoding tail assembly protein, whose translation MPQLISNEFKLELAKLEQDTMIVVGVFTSWAGGVALIATGIGMIAGGVAQMLTKTPEMGQSNDTEKKQSTHFSNLSNMTAQGRPVPLAYGKIRTGSLVISQGVETVDEELVVE comes from the coding sequence ATGCCACAACTAATCAGTAACGAATTCAAACTAGAACTTGCCAAACTCGAGCAAGATACAATGATTGTCGTTGGAGTCTTTACTTCTTGGGCGGGTGGTGTGGCTTTAATTGCTACGGGTATCGGTATGATAGCAGGTGGTGTTGCTCAAATGCTAACAAAAACACCAGAGATGGGTCAATCTAATGACACCGAGAAGAAACAATCTACCCACTTCTCTAATCTTTCTAATATGACCGCACAAGGTCGCCCTGTTCCACTTGCTTATGGGAAAATCAGAACAGGATCGCTCGTTATCTCACAAGGGGTTGAAACCGTTGATGAAGAGCTTGTTGTTGAATAA
- a CDS encoding terminase large subunit — MKRQNIKLEPWQLFTISNVFGWVRKSDGLRKYRQVYTEIPRKNGKSAISAGVGLYMLCLDGEFGAEVYSGATTEKQAWEVFRPARLMCKKTDLLCSTFGIEVNASNLSRPSDGSRFEPLIGNPGDGSSPSCAIVDEYHEHKDDDLYTTMLTGMGARRQPLMWIITTAGFNIEGPCYDKRREVIEMINGIMPNDELFGLIYTIDENDDWTSPDVLQKANPNFNVSVYGDYLLSQQQQAINNPRFTNKFKTKHLNVWVSAKESFFNMVSWANCEDKSLTLEDFQGEEVTVGLDMARKLDMNSLVRLFYRVIDGKRHYYCISPSFFVPEDTVFSTDTAQKRVVDKYQKWVVSGHLTATDGAEVDYREILETIKDINKEYKVISCPIDPHGAIAISHELADEGLNPISITQNYTNLSDPMKELEAAIESGRFHHDGNPIMTWCIGNVVGKYAAGNDDIVRPVKEIPENKIDGAVALMMCIGRIMLNDESDFFPDEFLIL, encoded by the coding sequence ATGAAACGCCAAAATATAAAATTAGAACCTTGGCAACTTTTTACAATATCTAATGTTTTTGGTTGGGTAAGAAAATCAGATGGGCTGAGAAAATATAGACAAGTTTATACAGAAATACCACGTAAAAATGGTAAGTCGGCAATATCAGCTGGTGTTGGTTTATATATGTTATGTCTTGATGGTGAGTTTGGGGCAGAAGTCTATTCAGGAGCAACAACAGAAAAACAAGCGTGGGAAGTATTTCGTCCTGCCCGTTTAATGTGTAAAAAAACGGATCTGCTATGTAGTACCTTTGGGATAGAAGTAAATGCTTCGAATTTAAGTCGTCCATCAGATGGTTCAAGATTTGAACCTCTTATCGGAAATCCAGGTGACGGTTCATCACCTAGCTGTGCGATTGTTGATGAGTATCACGAACATAAGGATGATGATTTATACACAACAATGCTTACTGGTATGGGGGCAAGACGTCAGCCTCTAATGTGGATCATAACAACAGCCGGATTTAATATTGAGGGTCCTTGTTATGATAAACGCAGAGAAGTTATTGAGATGATCAATGGCATTATGCCAAATGATGAACTTTTTGGATTGATATACACAATAGATGAAAATGATGATTGGACTTCACCAGATGTTTTGCAGAAAGCAAATCCTAATTTTAATGTTTCAGTTTATGGGGATTACTTATTAAGCCAGCAACAGCAAGCAATAAATAATCCAAGATTTACCAACAAGTTTAAAACAAAACATTTAAATGTATGGGTATCTGCAAAAGAATCCTTTTTTAATATGGTTAGCTGGGCTAATTGTGAAGATAAAAGCCTTACGCTTGAAGACTTTCAAGGTGAAGAAGTTACTGTTGGGCTTGATATGGCAAGAAAATTGGATATGAATTCACTTGTCCGTCTTTTCTATCGTGTAATAGATGGTAAACGACATTACTATTGTATTTCTCCATCCTTTTTTGTCCCTGAAGATACTGTTTTTAGTACAGATACTGCACAAAAAAGAGTGGTTGATAAATATCAAAAATGGGTTGTTTCTGGTCACTTAACAGCAACAGATGGAGCTGAAGTTGATTACAGAGAAATATTGGAAACTATCAAAGACATTAACAAAGAGTATAAAGTAATAAGTTGCCCGATAGATCCTCACGGAGCAATTGCAATAAGTCACGAATTAGCAGATGAGGGACTAAATCCTATTTCAATCACACAAAACTACACAAATTTATCTGATCCAATGAAAGAGCTAGAAGCTGCGATTGAATCAGGGCGTTTTCATCACGATGGCAACCCAATAATGACCTGGTGCATTGGTAATGTTGTAGGTAAATATGCTGCAGGTAATGATGATATTGTCAGACCAGTAAAAGAAATACCTGAAAACAAGATAGATGGTGCAGTTGCTTTAATGATGTGTATAGGACGAATAATGTTGAATGATGAAAGTGACTTTTTCCCAGATGAATTTTTAATATTATAA
- a CDS encoding HP1 family phage holin — MFKETFKSIPVESQAYGWITTFFGILTLSEWAILIGIVVTICGYWRESRFKKRMIELEEIRVGIRDKNGKLIK, encoded by the coding sequence ATGTTTAAGGAGACATTTAAAAGTATTCCTGTTGAATCACAAGCCTATGGTTGGATAACAACATTTTTCGGTATTTTAACTCTGAGCGAATGGGCTATTTTAATAGGGATTGTGGTCACTATCTGTGGATATTGGCGGGAATCTAGATTTAAAAAACGTATGATTGAGCTTGAAGAAATTCGAGTGGGCATTCGTGATAAGAATGGGAAGCTCATTAAATGA
- a CDS encoding type I restriction endonuclease codes for MIDNIFKERVLAHSQHVLKVGQFCSTEETTKQALILPFLDILGFAPYDPTKVKAEYSADFQGSKNSERVDYALFCHDVPVMFIEAKSYSENLTNHSPQLSRYFNATPEVAVAAITNGREWLFFTDLNEKNLMDKTPFLKINFENFDETKITQLCKFCYDKFQPEALRMLAEESIYLTAFTKIITSSLKEVDIEFIRYVAGRSNVGRQLNQRFLESIQPIVKQAVEKTVSAMVVYGLSSKNESVVEETDEIEVIDETAPIIDPENNKIVTTYTERLLFDYVKMILGDDVNIIAKDTESYFSLLFNGKSNRWILRYYDNKQRPSIVVPIELTDEHKKEITRAKLELSGNQIIIDRPENILRISGLIQDSLEYCQNNDNFRRGIL; via the coding sequence ATGATTGATAATATATTCAAAGAGCGTGTGTTAGCTCATTCCCAACATGTTTTAAAAGTTGGTCAGTTTTGCTCTACTGAAGAAACAACTAAACAAGCTTTAATTTTACCTTTTTTAGATATATTAGGCTTTGCTCCTTATGATCCAACAAAAGTAAAAGCAGAATATTCTGCAGATTTTCAAGGGAGTAAGAACTCAGAAAGAGTGGATTATGCTTTATTTTGTCACGACGTACCTGTTATGTTTATAGAAGCAAAATCGTATTCAGAAAATCTAACTAATCATTCTCCACAATTATCTCGTTATTTTAATGCAACACCAGAAGTTGCTGTGGCTGCAATTACAAATGGTAGAGAGTGGCTCTTTTTCACAGATCTTAATGAAAAAAATTTAATGGATAAAACTCCATTCTTAAAGATTAATTTTGAAAATTTTGATGAAACAAAAATAACTCAATTATGTAAATTTTGTTATGATAAATTCCAACCTGAAGCACTGAGAATGCTTGCAGAGGAAAGTATTTATTTAACAGCTTTTACAAAAATAATAACATCTAGTTTAAAAGAGGTTGATATTGAATTTATTAGATATGTTGCTGGACGATCAAATGTTGGAAGACAATTGAATCAACGATTTTTAGAAAGTATTCAACCGATTGTAAAACAGGCAGTTGAAAAGACAGTGAGTGCAATGGTTGTGTATGGATTGTCAAGTAAAAATGAAAGTGTTGTTGAAGAAACTGATGAAATAGAAGTAATTGATGAAACTGCACCTATAATTGATCCTGAAAATAATAAAATCGTGACAACATATACAGAAAGATTACTTTTTGACTATGTAAAAATGATTTTAGGTGATGATGTAAATATTATTGCCAAAGATACTGAAAGTTATTTTAGTTTATTATTTAATGGTAAATCAAATAGATGGATTTTACGATATTATGATAATAAGCAAAGACCATCAATAGTTGTTCCTATTGAGTTAACCGATGAACATAAAAAAGAAATTACTAGAGCTAAGCTTGAATTATCAGGGAATCAAATTATTATTGATAGACCAGAAAATATTTTGCGTATTAGTGGACTAATTCAGGATAGTTTAGAATATTGTCAAAATAATGATAACTTTAGAAGAGGTATCTTATGA
- a CDS encoding lysozyme — translation MKHLKIGVCSVVTIIGIMMTNYSDEIRTTQKGLEIIGNAEGCRKYPYKCPADILTVGIGSTQGSGDVIEIREYSDEEIAERWKNDIRKAEECVNQFANGENLPQGAFEAATSITFNVGCSRMRYSTLFRYARAGKIKAMCDQFPRWKYAGGKVLKGLVTRREKERELCLADK, via the coding sequence ATGAAACATTTGAAGATAGGCGTATGCTCTGTTGTGACAATTATCGGTATTATGATGACGAATTATTCTGATGAGATTCGCACAACACAAAAAGGGCTGGAAATTATTGGCAATGCCGAAGGGTGTAGAAAATATCCTTATAAATGTCCTGCTGATATTTTAACGGTAGGTATTGGCTCAACGCAAGGTAGTGGTGATGTAATTGAGATTCGCGAATACTCAGATGAAGAGATTGCGGAGCGTTGGAAGAATGATATTCGTAAAGCTGAAGAATGTGTAAATCAATTTGCTAATGGCGAGAACTTGCCACAAGGTGCGTTTGAGGCAGCAACTTCTATTACATTTAATGTGGGGTGTTCAAGAATGCGGTATTCGACCTTATTCCGATATGCCAGAGCAGGAAAAATCAAAGCAATGTGTGACCAGTTCCCACGATGGAAGTATGCTGGTGGGAAAGTGTTGAAAGGTTTGGTTACTCGTAGAGAGAAAGAGCGTGAATTATGTTTAGCCGACAAATAA
- a CDS encoding head-tail connector protein has product MRITLDEVKQQCRIDDTHSDELLLLYLESAKSIIGDFTNRMLFEILPENPPDNALEIDANLKVAILMLVAYLFENRGGWNESLRDQSMALPPTVKLIAERYTYVPI; this is encoded by the coding sequence ATGCGGATCACATTAGATGAGGTAAAGCAACAGTGTCGAATAGATGATACTCATTCAGATGAATTATTGTTGTTATATTTAGAATCTGCAAAATCAATTATCGGTGATTTTACAAATCGAATGCTTTTTGAAATTCTACCTGAAAATCCACCAGATAATGCTTTAGAAATTGATGCGAATCTAAAAGTAGCCATTTTAATGTTAGTCGCCTATCTATTTGAGAATAGGGGCGGTTGGAATGAATCATTACGAGATCAATCTATGGCATTACCTCCAACAGTTAAACTTATTGCGGAGCGTTACACATATGTTCCTATTTAG